The Roseofilum reptotaenium CS-1145 genome window below encodes:
- a CDS encoding pentapeptide repeat-containing protein: protein MDVNEFLDRYATGERYFKDVDLFRAELSSANLPGIRLLRADLFAANLFRINLLGADLFRARLIRANLYCANLSGINLSEADLIGADLRGADLSGADLSSADLSGADLTDANLSYADLSLASLCRANLTNAQFDTAKLEKTDLSKAVMPDGGKHP, encoded by the coding sequence ATGGATGTTAATGAATTTCTAGACCGTTATGCTACAGGGGAACGCTATTTTAAGGACGTTGACCTGTTCCGAGCTGAATTGAGTAGTGCTAATTTACCCGGAATTCGCTTATTGCGAGCCGATCTATTTGCTGCGAATCTGTTTCGGATTAATCTATTAGGTGCTGATTTGTTTCGCGCTCGGTTAATTCGAGCCAATTTGTATTGTGCTAATTTGAGTGGAATTAATCTCAGTGAAGCCGATTTAATTGGTGCAGATCTTCGAGGCGCAGATTTAAGTGGTGCAGATTTAAGTAGTGCAGATTTAAGTGGTGCGGATTTAACCGATGCTAATTTAAGCTATGCTGATTTGAGTCTGGCGAGTTTATGTCGGGCTAACTTAACGAATGCCCAATTCGACACAGCAAAGTTAGAAAAAACAGACTTGAGTAAAGCCGTTATGCCAGATGGGGGAAAACATCCTTAA